In Silene latifolia isolate original U9 population chromosome X, ASM4854445v1, whole genome shotgun sequence, the following proteins share a genomic window:
- the LOC141619893 gene encoding uncharacterized protein LOC141619893 produces the protein MFFNETSVKYILAIPIRCSEGSDNFFWSASSSGNYSVKIGYRIALKNTWNTSATPKDLSRVPAACMGVFQKILWNLPGPKSWIILIWKIFTDLLPCGEGFLKRGFDGPFTCVLCDSQETETPDHLFRDCSFASRVWAGSVLGIWAQSGDNLNLHSWVCNWLSILFKADNKHESCSILLYQDSLNLSLSTEDRKSGSLTSQTPWEEDLINLRNGVLFPLIQGSLNCSQSHIYVDAAWSTELVTGLGGCIMVGNEVVCEFCIKGSAENAEQAEALAIREALKWALSRNILHVTIFSDCLQVLAQVLKFSQLKHWIRNTVEDITEVAANFHCVSFAYVPRICNKSAHRLAKRAIKL, from the exons ATGTTTTTTAATGAAACCTCTGTGAAATACATTCTTGCTATTCCGATTCGATGCTCTGAAGGCAGTGATAATTTCTTCTGGTCGGCTTCGTCGTCTGGAAATTATTCAGTTAAGATTGGCTATCGCATTGCACTAAAAAACACTTGGAATACTTCAGCTACCCCGAAGGACCTTTCAAGAGTTCCAGCTGCGTGTATGGGTGTTTTTCAGAAAATCCTTTGGAACCTTCCAGGGCCAAAAAGCTGGATCATTCTTATTTGGAAAATTTTCACTGATTTGTTGCCCTGTGGGGAGGGTTTCTTAAAGAGGGGTTTTGATGGCCCCTTTACTTGTGTGCTTTGTGACTCACAAGAAACGGAAACGCCTGATCATCTTTTCCGTGATTGTTCATTTGCTAGTAGAGTTTGGGCTGGAAGTGTTCTGGGGATTTGGGCTCAATCAGGGGATAATTTGAACCTCCATTCTTGGGTGTGTAATTGGCTTTCTATTCTTTTTAAGGCTGATAATAAACATGAGTCTT GTTCTATCTTACTATACCAAGATTCTCTTAATTTGTCTCTTTCAACGGAGGACAGGAAATCGGGGTCCTTGACTTCCCAAACACCTTGGGAGGAAGACTTGATTAACCTTAGGAATGGAGTTCTCTTTCCTTTGATCCAGGGTTCTCTGAACTGCTCTCAGTCTCATATTTATGTAGATGCGGCGTGGTCTACAGAGCTTGTTACTGGTCTGGGTGGGTGTATTATGGTTGGTAATGAGGTTGTGTGTGAATTCTGTATCAAAGGAAGTGCTGAAAATGCTGAGCAGGCGGAAGCTTTGGCAATTAGGGAGGCCTTGAAGTGGGCGCTCTCTCGCAATATCCTTCATGTTACCATTTTCTCTGATTGTTTACAGGTTCTTGCTCAAGTCCTAAAGTTCTCTCAACTCAAACATTGGATAAGGAATACTGTTGAAGATATCACTGAAGTAGCAGCAAACTTTCACTGCGTTTCTTTTGCTTATGTACCTAGAATTTGTAATAAATCCGCTCATAGGTTAGCTAAGCGTGCTATTAAACTGTAG